The Deltaproteobacteria bacterium genome window below encodes:
- a CDS encoding acyl-CoA dehydrogenase: MDLEYGPEYEAFRAQVRKFLDEHRKSAPSTGIGSSGGVSGAGGAASSRERTLAWQRLLIENGYAARTIPKPYGGYGAEPDLLKSIIIDEEFGRAGVSGGIGGQGASMLVPTLLEHGSEEQKRAYVGPTIRGEMLWCQGYSEPGSGSDLASLQTRAVEDGDDFVINGQKIWTSTAREAQMMFALIRTEPDARKHEGISYLIFPVSTPGIEIRPLHTLTGHAEFNEVFFSNVRVPKSSLVGRRGEGWKIGNTTLKHERNMLGNTTQTESMFASLVALMHAETVNSARGIDSPLLRDRLVQLEGNVLAMKYHALRLLTCGLRGESPGVAGLIVKLRGCELNHQIAALALDVLGELGPLVRGSAHERAGGGWPWQWMFSLGLIIGGGTAQIQKNIIGERGLGLPREPKAA, translated from the coding sequence ATGGATCTCGAGTACGGGCCGGAGTACGAAGCGTTCCGCGCGCAGGTTCGCAAGTTCCTGGACGAGCACAGGAAGAGCGCGCCGAGCACCGGGATCGGAAGCTCGGGCGGCGTCTCGGGCGCGGGCGGCGCGGCCAGCTCGCGCGAGCGCACGCTCGCCTGGCAGCGGCTCCTGATCGAGAACGGCTACGCCGCGCGCACGATCCCGAAGCCGTACGGCGGCTACGGCGCCGAGCCCGACCTGCTGAAGTCGATCATCATCGACGAGGAGTTCGGCCGCGCCGGGGTCTCCGGGGGGATCGGCGGTCAAGGCGCCTCGATGCTGGTGCCGACGCTTCTCGAGCACGGAAGCGAAGAGCAGAAGCGCGCCTACGTGGGCCCGACGATCCGCGGCGAGATGCTCTGGTGTCAGGGCTACAGCGAGCCCGGCTCGGGCAGCGACCTGGCCTCGCTGCAGACCCGCGCGGTCGAGGACGGCGACGACTTCGTGATCAACGGCCAGAAGATCTGGACCTCGACCGCGCGCGAGGCGCAGATGATGTTCGCGCTGATCCGCACGGAGCCCGACGCGCGCAAGCACGAGGGCATCTCCTACCTGATCTTCCCGGTGAGCACGCCGGGCATCGAGATCCGGCCGCTGCACACGCTGACCGGCCACGCCGAGTTCAACGAGGTGTTCTTCAGCAACGTGCGCGTGCCGAAGTCGTCGCTGGTCGGCCGGCGCGGCGAGGGCTGGAAGATCGGCAACACCACGCTGAAGCACGAGCGGAACATGCTCGGCAACACCACGCAGACCGAGTCGATGTTCGCGTCGCTCGTCGCGCTGATGCACGCCGAGACGGTGAACTCCGCGCGGGGGATCGACTCGCCGCTGCTGCGGGATCGACTGGTCCAGCTCGAAGGGAACGTGCTGGCGATGAAGTACCACGCGCTGCGGCTGCTCACCTGCGGGCTGCGCGGCGAGAGCCCGGGCGTGGCGGGGCTGATCGTCAAGCTTCGCGGCTGCGAGCTGAACCACCAGATCGCGGCGCTCGCGCTCGACGTGCTCGGCGAGCTCGGGCCGCTGGTGCGCGGCAGCGCCCACGAGCGCGCCGGCGGCGGCTGGCCCTGGCAGTGGATGTTCTCGCTCGGCCTGATCATCGGCGGCGGAACCGCGCAGATCCAGAAGAACATCATCGGCGAGCGCGGCCTCGGTCTGCCGCGCGAGCCCAAGGCGGCCTGA
- a CDS encoding HlyC/CorC family transporter: protein MDPLTGALIIVACLLASAFFSGSETALLRMRSHELDADIREARGPSAFAIRDLLRSTSRLLVTILLANSAVNILGPSVATALAVHWLGDQYGIVASTAGMTLLILVFGEVLPKALAAAHPRRISHAVALPLYLFHKALWPVHVIFDGIVDPFVRRVAGAAEEGPPMATVEDVLRLAREASAAQPDTHPDAHPLEIIGSAAGAANMTVMEIMVPRAEIVAFPKEIRPTELIEKVLEERYTRVLIYEGSIDRILGIVHLKDLVQLLSSNGTDLAAILKPILRVPGRKPILRLLADMQRGFVHVAVVKDEFGVTLGMVTQEDILEEIVGEIRDEFDREELLTIRELPEGGYEALGRVKVVDFNRETGWEVPAERGDTLAGLVFHELGRAPRKGDVVRVPGYEFSIADVSGTRITQVLVREQGDERRARPASEG, encoded by the coding sequence ATGGATCCTCTGACGGGCGCCCTGATCATCGTTGCGTGTCTCCTGGCCTCGGCCTTCTTCTCCGGCAGCGAGACGGCGCTGCTGCGAATGCGCTCCCACGAGCTCGACGCGGACATCCGCGAGGCGCGCGGCCCGTCCGCCTTCGCGATCCGCGACCTGCTCCGCTCCACCTCGCGGCTCCTCGTCACGATCCTGCTCGCGAACTCGGCCGTGAACATCCTCGGACCCTCGGTCGCGACGGCGCTGGCCGTGCACTGGCTCGGCGACCAGTACGGGATCGTCGCCTCGACCGCCGGAATGACGCTGCTGATCCTGGTCTTCGGCGAGGTCCTGCCCAAGGCGCTGGCCGCTGCGCACCCGCGCCGCATCTCGCACGCCGTCGCGCTGCCGCTGTACCTGTTCCACAAGGCGCTCTGGCCCGTGCACGTGATCTTCGACGGCATCGTCGATCCGTTCGTGCGGCGGGTGGCGGGGGCCGCCGAAGAGGGGCCGCCGATGGCCACGGTCGAGGACGTGCTGAGGCTGGCGCGCGAGGCCTCGGCCGCGCAGCCCGACACACACCCCGACGCCCATCCACTCGAGATCATCGGCTCGGCCGCGGGCGCCGCGAACATGACCGTGATGGAGATCATGGTGCCGCGCGCCGAGATCGTCGCCTTCCCCAAGGAGATCCGGCCGACCGAGCTGATCGAGAAGGTGCTCGAGGAGCGCTACACGCGCGTGCTGATCTACGAAGGGTCGATCGACAGGATCCTGGGCATCGTCCACCTGAAGGATCTGGTGCAGCTGCTCTCGTCGAACGGCACCGATCTGGCCGCGATCCTGAAGCCGATCCTGCGCGTGCCCGGCCGCAAGCCGATCCTGCGCCTGCTCGCCGACATGCAGCGCGGCTTCGTGCACGTCGCGGTGGTGAAGGACGAGTTCGGCGTGACGCTCGGAATGGTCACGCAGGAGGACATCCTGGAGGAGATCGTCGGCGAGATCCGCGACGAGTTCGATCGCGAGGAGCTGCTCACGATCCGCGAGCTGCCCGAGGGCGGCTACGAGGCGCTCGGCCGCGTGAAGGTGGTCGACTTCAACCGCGAGACGGGCTGGGAGGTTCCCGCCGAGCGCGGGGACACGCTCGCGGGTCTGGTCTTCCACGAGCTCGGCCGCGCGCCGCGCAAGGGCGACGTGGTGCGCGTGCCCGGCTACGAGTTCAGCATCGCGGACGTCTCGGGCACGCGAATCACGCAGGTGCTGGTGCGAGAGCAGGGCGACGAACGCCGCGCCCGCCCGGCGTCCGAAGGCTGA
- a CDS encoding acyl-CoA dehydrogenase, whose amino-acid sequence MDFGLSDEQKLLQETVRRLLEQAYPTTRAREISLSKSGHDANLHTQLAELGVLGTLVPETHGGNGLSFLDAMLVSEELGRAAAPGAFLSTGVLAALALRDCGNAPLAKEVLPEIAAGRTRFGVGLAESYAARDGAGVRLERGRLEGTALFALDAVDADRLLVHCAGGLALVSAESGGVEIVPLDSVDRTRRICELRLRSAEPTALIEGTPRVLAAGRLALAFDQIGGCTRALELALGYAMERKQFGRVIGSFQAVKHMLSEMAAALEPARSLAWYAAHAFDHEPADAQRLAALAKAHVSEVASEVLRKATEVHGGIGFTEQYDLHLWFRRGALSRQLLGGPELLREEAARLRGWAA is encoded by the coding sequence ATGGATTTCGGTCTGTCGGACGAGCAGAAGCTCTTGCAGGAGACGGTGCGGCGGCTGCTGGAGCAGGCGTACCCGACCACGCGCGCGCGGGAGATCTCGCTCTCCAAGAGCGGCCACGACGCGAACCTGCACACGCAGCTCGCGGAGCTCGGCGTGCTGGGGACGCTCGTGCCCGAGACGCACGGCGGAAACGGGCTCTCGTTCCTCGACGCGATGCTGGTCTCGGAGGAGCTCGGCCGCGCGGCCGCGCCGGGCGCGTTCCTCTCGACCGGCGTGCTCGCCGCGCTCGCGCTGCGCGACTGCGGCAACGCGCCGCTGGCCAAGGAGGTCCTGCCGGAGATCGCCGCGGGCCGAACGCGTTTCGGTGTCGGCCTGGCCGAGAGCTACGCGGCCCGCGACGGCGCGGGCGTGCGCCTGGAGCGCGGCCGCCTCGAGGGCACGGCGCTGTTCGCGCTCGACGCCGTCGACGCCGATCGCCTGCTCGTGCACTGCGCGGGCGGGCTCGCGCTGGTCTCGGCCGAGTCGGGCGGCGTCGAGATCGTCCCGCTCGACAGCGTCGATCGCACGCGGCGGATCTGCGAGCTGCGGCTGCGCTCGGCCGAGCCGACCGCACTGATCGAAGGTACCCCGCGGGTGCTGGCCGCCGGGCGGCTCGCGCTGGCGTTCGACCAGATCGGCGGCTGCACGCGCGCGCTCGAGCTCGCGCTCGGCTACGCCATGGAGCGCAAGCAGTTCGGCCGCGTGATCGGCTCGTTCCAGGCCGTGAAGCACATGCTCTCCGAGATGGCCGCGGCGCTCGAGCCCGCGCGCTCGCTGGCCTGGTACGCCGCGCACGCCTTCGACCACGAGCCCGCCGACGCGCAGCGGCTGGCGGCGCTGGCGAAGGCGCACGTCTCCGAGGTCGCGAGCGAAGTGCTGCGCAAGGCGACCGAGGTGCACGGAGGGATCGGCTTCACCGAGCAGTACGACCTGCACCTCTGGTTCCGGCGCGGCGCGCTCTCGCGCCAGCTCCTCGGCGGGCCGGAGCTGCTGCGCGAAGAGGCTGCGCGGCTGCGCGGCTGGGCCGCCTGA